The Chelonia mydas isolate rCheMyd1 chromosome 1, rCheMyd1.pri.v2, whole genome shotgun sequence nucleotide sequence CATTCCTTGTGTTTCTCACACTGCTAGTTTCAGTTTTGAAGCCTAAGCTCTATTCTACTTCACCACAATAACGTTTGGCATATTTATAAATATCCCTTCTCTCTCATTCTATGTTACAGGAAGGTATTATTTTGGTGCATCTGATCAGGATATCTGTATTAATAATTTGTACTCTGTGGATcacagcatttgaaaaaaaaattaatccaaggtttgaaagcaatctttaaagATCTGAAAATCTGTTTAAAGTTGTTctacagcaaaacatttaagcacatgcctaaagttaagcctgtgcttaagtgctttcctgaatggggATGTTtacctgaattggggccttattatttatttaactaaATGAAAGCAATAGCAATATATGCACCTTTTATCTCAGTGCAGAGTTGATGCAGAACACGGATTTAGCAATACAAAAGGAAGAGGACCACtaggaatgtgtgtttatgtGTCAATTTACCCCTTTTAACTTTGTTGGTAACAACACTTACCTTAgcccattttattttttctagcaAGTCATCAAGGCTTCTTTTAATTGGAACATAATGCTTCCATGGCTTTAATTCACTGTAGAAGTGCTCATAGTATTGAGAAGTTTGTTTCAGTACTAGACTGTCACCCAACATGAGGTATGGGAATCTGTACGCTGCTACTGTCCCATCTACATTCACTTGatatttgtactgtaaagtgaaaacaaagaagcaaaaaaggagaaaaaatattttgaatcaaAATATCTAATCTTTCAGCCTATTTAGTGTTATATACATGCACAGTTTCAAAACGTCCTGGAAATAATAAGCATCTAGAGAAaggcacctgtcataaatataaagggaagggtaaccacctttaaatccctcctggcccgaggcaaaaccctttcacctgtaaagggttaagaagctaaggtaacctcgctggcacctgaccaaaatgaccaatgaggagacaagatactttcaaagctggagggtagggaacaaagggtctgtctgtctgtgtgatgcttttgccgggaacagatcaggaatgcagctcagaactcctgtaaaaagttagtaagtaatctagctagaaatgcattagatttccttttgtttaatggctggtaaaatacgctgtgctgaatggaatgtatattcctgtttttgtgtctttttgtaacttaaggttttgcctagagggattctctatgttttgaatctgattatcccgtaaggtatttaccatcctgattttacagaggtgattcttttacctcttctttaattaaaattcgtcttttaagaacctgattgttttttcattgttcttaagatccaagggtttgggtctgtgttcaccggtacacaggtgaggattttttatcaagccttccccaggaaagggggtgttgggctcggggggatattttggggggaagacgtctccaagtgagctctttccctgttctttgtttaacacgcttggtggtagcagcatagggttcaaggacaaggcaaagtttgtaccttgaggaagtttttaacctaagctggtaagaataagcttagggggtctttcatgcaggtccccacatctgtaccctagagttcagagtggggaaggaaccttgacagcaccatCTTGTGGTTTAGGCCCAAGACTGGTAATTAAGAACCTTTGGATTCTAATCATGGATCTGACACAgattttgggcaaatcatttaccTCTATGCCTCAGTGTTCGCACTGACCTACCCCACAGGGCTAACCTCAGGGTCAGTTAAAAACATGCCAAATACTGCTCACCCTAAtagtcccacagaaatcaataaaTAAAGCAAGATGGATATGGCTCAATGTTTGTGAAGTGTAAAcccagtaaaaaaaacaaacaaaaaaaaaccaactgacAGTAGGGGTAAGAAAATCAAATGCTTTCATCTAGGTGCCCACCAAGGCTTTTCAGATCATCCATATCAGCTCCATGTTTTATATGCATGAATTCCAAATATTATACAGTTTATTATGAAGAACCTCACCCCTGGTTGTCCTCAgctcacatcacaaaaccacaaCACAATTCACATGGACACCATAATGGGCATTCTGTTAAGAAGAGGGCTGGGACAAGGACAGAGCTGTGGGTGAGGAAAGCTGTCATCTAGTTTTACTCTATGTTTCTCATGAAAATCTCTCATTTCAATTAAAAGGAAACAGAGCAATAGTAAAAATTGCACTaagtcagtgtttcccaaacttgggacaccgcttgttcagggaaagcctgtggtgggctgggctggtttggttcgccgctgcaggccaatgggggctgcgggaagcggcgcaggccgagggacgtaccagtcaccacttcctgcagcccccattggcctggaacagcaaactgcggccagtgggagtcacgatcggccaaacctgcggatgcggcaggtaaacaaactggcccggcccgccaggggctttccctgcacaagcggcgtcccaagtttgggaaacactgcactaaGTAATATAAGGTGTTCACTTTGGAGAGGGCTGCTTTTAGCATTTCTGATATAATCCAAGGGGCAGAACCTCAGATGGCATAAAATATAAtagctactgaagtcaatgcagctgtgacaatttataccagctgtggCTATGCCGCCTTTACTTCCAGAGATTTATAACTCTGCTGCAACTTTGTTTACAGGATCGCTGTTCACTTTCCCTCAAGGATCAGCAGATTAATTATGTTCTACTAAAGCCACTAAATCAAAATTAACAATATGTAAGGCAAAAATAAGGTTTAACAGAATTGCAAATGataatgtttttaatatattagAGACTCTAAGTTGAATCAGTCCCCAAATGCTCTCCTCTCCATCTCCTCACTCACAACCCTTCTCCTTGAGGTGGTGTGACTTCATACCATCCCCAATGAATGGCACAATATAACCCAAGCAGTTTAATCTGGCACAATATAACCAAAGAGGACAGAAACAGAACATTGATGCCAACCATGCCTGCCTGTTTTGTGAATCACATTTAATAGTAAATATGAAGAAGAAATAACATTAGGGCTAAATCCAGCTGCCAGGAAACTCTGACTGCAGATGTCTGCACATGAGCAAAGTAAAAGAGGACATTTCACATCCTCCCCCTCGCAACTGCTCAGATCTGGGTGCTGCTGACATGGCAATTGAAGGAGCTGCAGGATCAAATAAATCAGCAACATTCAATATACTTCTCTGATACACTGCTACAAGAACTGTTTTTGAAATACACAGTGCACCTACATCTATATAAAATATGCCTATTGTTTGCATGTTAAGTAAGAAATAAACACAGTGGGTCAGAAATCTGCatacaggacctgatccaaagcccactaaggTCAAAGAGACCACAGTGGATAGCACAGTATGGcttttttaaaggatgttttaCACAGTTTTTATTTATGGGTAAAATATCTATTTTGTATGGACACATGTGCCCAGGGCAGCATAACTTTTTCAAACACTGAAATGCAATCAGCAAAGTTAAAAAGGAAAGCTGCCTCTCTTCAGTTAGTAACCATTTAACTGCAAAGTAAGCCCATGTCTTCAGTATAATGTGGCAAACCTTAAAGAAGTCAAAGAATCCCATCAGCTGAGCCTTTCCCAGCTCTTTCTCCTTGTCTCGGAAGAAGAAATATCCTGTTATTCCAGCATCTAGTAGCTCTGGATTCTCCTTAGATAGCTGCACCAATTGAAGACGTTCTTCACGGCTGTCTCGACCTCTAAAGAAAGCTCGCTCTGTTTTGTTGTGCCAGAAAGGGCCTACATATATtgaatggggggggtgggggggaagaagccTTGAAATCTTCAAGTTACACATGCTCATACATTCAATATGAATTTGTTATGATATCAGGGTCATGCTCCCATGTATGGTAAAACAGGTATCAACATAATTTCCATTATGAACTTGTTAAAGAAACATTTAAACCTAACTGGTAAATATTTGCCCTGTCCTGAAGTTTTGGCAAGGAAAAAATTCTTAAATGTGAAAttaagtctttttttcttttaagaaacaaagagctctgtgaagcttgaacgATTGTCcgttccaccaacagaagctggtcctataaaagatattacacctcacctatcttgtctctaaGAAAATTATTTGTCTTTCAACAAATTGtcaagaaaataattttgttagtttttaaCTTATATGAGTACTGAATACTGTGAAATCTGAGCAAGAGACCGTCAATCTTAAAAGTCCATCCAAATATCCCAACACATAATTCCACTCCACCTTTAGTAACCTCTGTTAAGCAGCCAATTTTGCCATCTTTGAGGGGTCACTTAAAGGTGACCTACAGAGGAATAAAAAGGTGGTGtatccttttctgtatctttacaATATACAGAGAAGTCCTGTAAGATTTTCACTCTGCTTGCTTGTTGttatatttttagaaatatcCAAAATGTCAAATCTTGCCTTTCCTGTTTGTGCTGATAGTCTCCCTGAAGGACCCAGAGAAGTGGAATGGGAGCAGCTTATTCCATCTTTAATTGAAGGAACAGGTATACTGAGTCATTAACAGAGACCTTGTGTCCAAACTGTTTATCAGGTATTTGAATTAAGTAAATATTTGGTGAAGGAGAGGGAGCTTTAAACTGTCTAAATAAACATCACTTCCTtaatcagatttcatttttttggtgCTCATCACTTCATATTACTAATTCCCTAAGTGGCCATAGAGGCTCCCAGGAAAAAGAGAATTTTTCTAGCGTTCAAACAaacaaattggggaaaaaaagcctGGCCCTTGAGGTTTTCTTTATACACAGACAATATATTTCCATTTGCAGGCCAAATGAAAGACAATTTTCAGTGTAGTGGAGGCTGTCTTGAAAGAGGTTATGCAGTCATTTTCACAGTTTAATTTAAACAATTACAACAATAGCCCAAATCCTCTCTCAGGAATTGGACTAGTATTTGGTTATAATTAGCATTCTAAAGCACTTTACTGGATGAAGGGAGTTATAATCATGATATTTACATCTGTCAAGAAACCAGAGTAACTACACTTCACTGGGCACTTATTTTCTAAAAACATTCCAATGCAAAATGTAATAATTGTACTTTGCATACTAACATGACAGAGCACAAATCACTTCAAAGGGATTTTTATGGTCTGCTTTTTGAACTTTTATACCTGTAGGaggaaaagattatttttaatacaaagtaTTGTTCCCAGAACCCAAATGGGAGACTGTTAATTTAAAAGTCAGTGAtgttgcatgggtgtaactaaAGTCTGAatttaaggccaaattttcaagcCTGAGTGCCTAATGTTAGGCTTTGAAATCCACATTTAGGAACTAAATAAGAGCAttttcagctcccactgatgtcagtggatgttgtaggtgttcagcacttctgaaaatcaggccactcttATTTAGATACTTATATAAGTTATCCggctttgaaaattttggccaatatCTCTCTTTACATATATTCTGCTACTTCGCCTTTGACAGAGTTATGAATTGATTTGTAAAGCCTATGAGTTCCAATTTACCTGTGTTTCCTTGAATAGAAAGGAGGTCATTTGTAACACCACGTAGGGTTTCAAGTGTTGAATGGGTTATATCATATGTTGGAAGGACTAGGTCTCTTGAATCCACAGAGCCACACCATGAAATGATAGGGATAGGGCCAGGCGTATCATTTGCTTTTCGATGTTCCATTGGCCAGTCTCCAACATTAAGATAAAACTCCACATCAGGGAGACGAACCTAGAAGTATATCCAATACAGGACAATTACACACGAATTTATGCTTCAACTACTCATGCTTTAAAAGTAAAGTACGGTCATCAGTTTTCTTGTGTCAAAGAATCAATTGTTTTCAGTGTTGTAGCTGGGTTGGTCTCCGGATATGAAGACACACAAGGTAGGAGAGGAAGTATCTTTTATTCCACCAACTTCTGACGGTGGAAGGGACAGTGccgtaggagaccacttaaaatgaagtgtgcAATTAAGAGGTATCAGACAGTAAAGTGTGTTATAAATTGTTGTAATGGGCTCATTATTTATCCAACAGCCTGAAACCCCTTAAATGCCCACTTCACTTTAAGTGGCCTCCTACAACATATGTAAACCCCCTATGCTTAACAATCTGCTctaacttgtatttagctctgacactctagttaccttccccagacctgaagaacagctctgtgaagctcaaaagcttgtcccttccaccaacagaagttggtccaataaaagattttatctCACCTATCCTGTCTCTCACAATCAGTCAATCAAGCCACCAAACAATGATCAGCATTATTTGAGATAAAGACACTGACTACaagctcaatcctgcaagcaaGCTGTGCAATTGGAGTTCCAATTCAGGAAAGCCTGTAGCATCGTAGTGCCTGCAGttttcctactgacttcaatgggctttggatctgatAATTAGTCACCAGTAACATCAGGCTTCCTAAACAGATGATATCATGCAgatgcagaaataaaaataaaatcttggtttaataattaaatatgcaGCAGTAGTTTAAGGTTTGCTATGAAAATAAAAGTATGAATATAATATCCAAATGGTAGCAAATCTGTGTGATCCAAAAGTCTTTAAGTGAAGGCTTATATAGCTGTACCTTTCTTGCCAATGAGAGCAACATTTCATCTGAGAACATTTTGAAGTCTGTGTACTTCCCTAAGGAACGACGGTAGATGTGATTATTGAGAACAGTGTAATGAACAATAGCACCTCTTGTTTGCCCAAACCTTGTTGGGACTTCATGAAGCATCCGCTGAAGGTCGATGGAGGGAAAAGAAGTGAAGTCCTTAGTAACTTGAGGCTCCTGGGATGGACAAGAGAGAATATTCTGCCAGGTCTGAGAATCTTCTTCTGGGCACTCACAGTACTCATGATAAACAGGCCCTGCAGAACACAAAGCAATGAGAATGTATGACTTCTGTGATAGTCTCAGCTCACAATACCCAAGACTCCTGATGGATACAAAAATCTAAAACTAGAGCTGGTGCAagccttttgatttttttggtttgcttttaaaataaaaagatcatttttaccaacaaatattttcttggaaaattttctctttctaaagggtttttgatggaaaaaaaaaagccatttttttttattttttagaaaccCAAAACACTAATTAttgaaacaattttattttggccaaaatccaaacaaactgaaaattttttaaaaaagattttttaaatttgtcatgGAAAATATCTACCATTTTTCAATCATCTCTACTGAAAAAACAAAGTCGTGTACCAGTGTCATGCTACCTGCCAGTGAGCCAGAATGCCTATAGTTATTTAAAGCATCCATCAATACTATTATTCAGCTGTACAGCTTCATTTATCAATATTTTAAGCTTTATTTAGGACTTTATGGTGCCAAAGTCTTTACATTTAGTATGAGGTGCTTTCTTTCATATAGCCTGTCCTTTTGGATCAGTGTGGATTTATACACTGTAATAAGGCCTAAGCATTTAAGAAACTTTATTCCGTAAACTTCTAGCCAAAAACAAGTACTCTGTCACACTTTTCTTTCTGTCACACGAGTGACTATGTAAGTATAGTCCCAATACCCAGGGTACTGTCTTGCTGCAGTTGGACCACATCCCCCCTATCTACTGTCAACTTCACTTGACATCCACAGTcctccaatttttcaaaacttttcattgtCTTGCACCAACATTTTCTACTGTTGTATCAATTTATTACCCCATCTGCACTGACTCTGGCTACAGTTCTGTCCTCTCCATGTGAGCAGTAGTGGAAACAGGGAGGAAattgttgtaggagcagcagtgatctgtacgCGCTGTATGACTATGCTAtgttcaaaaggtctgttacacttcccccccttttgtctcctctccgtctgtgaagtggctttccccttccccctccctccttgaatgcctgtgggatgaatgggctgctggaacagctagaagatcagaagagctcccaggtagacaaggtgtctgggactctaataAGGCAGCATTCACACACCCAGTGCATGGACACTGGCCGAGGTGGAGTGTAACCAACCAGACGTgcccaagtcatctctagtcgcaggGCATGaagagcaggtccttaaaaggggaaggggccatgtgctcaggagtgcactcacaagcttgtacctcctGTGAAGGCCCTTTGCCTGGACCATCTGGCCAGTGGTTTGTCGCgttgcattccatcgtgcctTACCTTCaaacacttaccttgaaggatcctgacatcttcagtgccgtgcctgtcctgggagcgtgagtatgcgagtgtgaccccccattctcccttcttttgagcttagctatcaatataataaacatgctgctttctgccaaactctggtgagTCATTAGTCCTCCTTAAGtttactagctggcccaatttcgggtaacagaaatttgctttcatttttgtgGTTCCAAACTATCTGGAACTTATACTCCAATTTACTGCCTTTAACTCTcagtttaaaaccatttttgcttcagttttgaAGTGTTTTATAATAGTGTACATAGGAtgctatacaaaaataaaactttgatcaggagaaggaaagagtgggaAATGATGCTGAAGAAGtaatttcattttcagtgttCATCCTTTCCCCTTGGTAGGCAACCAATAAACTATGAGAAGAGAGAAGAAGACCAAAGAAGCAGACCAGAAATTTGAAAACAGTTTGCATTATATTCCCCTTTTAAGTGGAATTTATAGTGTAGGGACCAGCATTGATCTAAGGTGCGCCTGTAGGAAGAAAAGAGGAGATAATGTGGGGCTGGTTATAAGATTTCAATGCCTAGAAAGGACCGTGCTTTAGAAATAACAAAGTTAAGATGGACTGAACAAATTATGAATTGCTGGGAACAACATGGATTTCCTTGCTTCACTAGGTGAGGTTTCCTTTAGACAAATATAGCATCACACTCTGGCAGATGCTGTGCTTATGTGGACACATGCCAGAAAACTCACAGCTAGGCCACAAATGAAGAAGTTCTGTCTCTGCTGTGGCACTCCACAAAACCTGAAGGTCACCCTGCCTCAAGAGCTAGGGAGGCATGTTCTGAGGCAGGACCTGAAGTTCAGGGACCATGGTCTACATGCTTAAATATTTATGTCCCATAACTTGGCAACGATCTGTATGTAGATTATTTCTGCTCCTTTAATCTGTGTAAGAGGAAGGATGTGTAAGGGGCTGCTTAAACCAGAAAAAGCATCGGTACCTCCAGTTTGTTACCCTCTCCTGACTAGCCAAAGTTTAGTCCATAACATTTCTGTAGCTGTCACCATAAAATGGTAAACTGAAAACTTACCTTTCAAAATATAAGGAGACTGAGCTACGTGTTCATTACCATAAAGCACCTCAATCTTTAACCCTTCGTTGACACTCCCATACATCCGATACTGTATAAGAAATGACCCATCATTCCTATCCATAAGGTTAGGGATGTGGATCCCAATGACTTCTTTGGGGGAAAGTGCTTTAATTCCCACTTTAAACTGTGTTCTtcctgaaaagaagaaaataaaaatagttgtaGACACTGCATGCTATTAGGGTtacttaaatgaaaaaaaaaaaaagagatgccACTgatggatcaaattctgctctgaattataccagtgtaaagctGAAATAACTCTATAAAACTCAGAGACACTTCTCTGGATTTACCCTGTAAACTATTCTGAGTGCACAAATTTAGCAGTCATGCTTTATAAGATACACCAACATTAATTCCAAAAATGTATGTAAGAGGAAGAGATCACCCTGTCAAGTTTTCCCGATCATCATATGTCTAATATAAATGGACAAATCACAGATGAAAATAAGCAAGATGTAAGTTACCTCGAGGTGTGACAGTTACAATGCAGTAAGAATGTCCCAAACGTTTTGAAGCAAAGATTAACTTTATTATTCAGAATTCAAGTTAATACTGTGAGGATATGTTAGTTCCTCGGGAATCAGAGAGAAGGAAAACCAGGATAAAACCCAACAGGAGTGAAGAATACTTGCCAGATGGTGGGAAGGCACTTGCAGCATGCAGGAGTCAAATACAAAATCACAGAACCATAcagttagaagggactgcaagggtcatctagtcgaaccccctgccaagatgcaggatttgagAAAGATTTATTCctccaagtggaagagattcttcATAAGGGCAGCTGGCATTCCTCTCCATCCAGTGCTGGTGGTCCAAGTAGAGATGTTGCTGAAGCCTCCATTTCCTGGAGGTTAGAGAGCGTGGACCCAGTATGCCCAATAGGGTATGGCTGGCTCACATAGTGTGAGCTAGTCCATTGCCAGTCACGATAAGACTGTGATGGAGCCCTGAACAATGATCCTCCAGGTCTCTCCATCGGGCCATGTACTGACCTCAAAGGGGAGAGTTCTCTACTTGAGGATAGTGAAAA carries:
- the POGLUT3 gene encoding protein O-glucosyltransferase 3, whose protein sequence is MGRGCASVLPSWQQLLLRGAALPLQLLLLPLLQAREAPRAPVSAERSLVWGPGLEPELTLPVRYFYIQAVSAAGQNFTRSPPGRTQFKVGIKALSPKEVIGIHIPNLMDRNDGSFLIQYRMYGSVNEGLKIEVLYGNEHVAQSPYILKGPVYHEYCECPEEDSQTWQNILSCPSQEPQVTKDFTSFPSIDLQRMLHEVPTRFGQTRGAIVHYTVLNNHIYRRSLGKYTDFKMFSDEMLLSLARKVRLPDVEFYLNVGDWPMEHRKANDTPGPIPIISWCGSVDSRDLVLPTYDITHSTLETLRGVTNDLLSIQGNTGPFWHNKTERAFFRGRDSREERLQLVQLSKENPELLDAGITGYFFFRDKEKELGKAQLMGFFDFFKYKYQVNVDGTVAAYRFPYLMLGDSLVLKQTSQYYEHFYSELKPWKHYVPIKRSLDDLLEKIKWAKVNDEEARKIAKEGQLVARELLQPHRLYCYYYKVFQKYAKHQASKPEIRDGMELVPQPHDSTSICNCHRKKPLREDL